The Vibrio tarriae genome includes the window CGATAGTGGTGGTCTGAAATCGCCGTCACTTTACCGGTTTCAAAAGTAATGCGTACGAAACCAATTAAACTGCCGTCGTGAACTACGGGTTCAACTAATTGTTGGCGGCCAATGCTGGCAGTATGCAGTGGCGTATCTAAACCCAGCACTTCACGCACACTGAGCGCAGAGTCACTCGCGGCCAGCAATACGCCTTCAGAATCATAAATCGAGGCATCGAATACCAGACGATCAGTAGCAAGCTGGTTAGTGAGTGCTAACAGACGTTCCTGATCTTGATCGGCAATCATACTCCCCGCAGACATCGCCGCTTGAGTAATCAGAACTTTGGTTAAGGTTTCCAACTGGTTGGCTTGAATGCGTTCATTGCCTTTACTGATCACAACGCTGTTTTGGATGGTGATAAAAAACATGACTGCGACAGCGAGCACCGTTGCCACACGCACAACGACTCGGAATGAAAAAAGTGAACCATCCATGATGAGAGAAACCTACAAAAAACCAACTGCGCTCATATTGAGACTTGCGTTTTTAAATTGCAATAGGGTAACGTCTGGCTATACCGAATAAGGAAAGTGGACATGGATGCTTTAACAACTTTACCGATCAAAAAACACACAACGCTACTCAATCGTTTTCCTGAAACGCGTTTTGTCACCCAATTAGCGAAAAAACGTGCCAGTTGGATTGTGTTTGGACATTACCTAACTCCCGCTCAATTTGAAGACATGGATTTCTTCACCAATCGCTTCAATGCCATCTTAGATATGTGGAAAGTGGGACGTTATGAAGTCGCATTGATGGACGGTGAGCTGACGTCTGAGCATGAAACCATTCTTAAAGCGTTAGAGCTCGATTGCGCGCGGATTCAGGATGTGCCCGATCTTACCAAGCCGGGGTTAATTGTGCTGGATATGGACTCGACCGCGATCCAGATCGAATGCATTGATGAAATTGCTAAGCTTGCGGGAGTCGGGGAAGAGGTCGCTGAAGTCACTGAGCGCGCGATGCAAGGTGAGCTGGATTTTGAGCAGAGTTTACGTTTGCGAGTCAGTAAACTTAAAGATGCTCCGGAGCAGATCCTAAGCCAAGTACGCGAAACCCTGCCATTAATGCCTGAATTACCGGAGCTGGTGGCGACGCTGCATGCCTTTGGTTGGAAAGTGGCGATCGCCTCGGGCGGCTTTACCTACTTCTCTGATTATCTCAAAGAGCAGTTGTCGCTAGACTATGCACAGTCCAACACTCTAGAAATTGTGAACGGCAAACTGACCGGACAGGTGCTGGGAGAGGTAGTCTCCGCGCAAACCAAAGCCGATATTTTGCTGACGCTTGCTCAGCAATACGATGTGGAAATTCATAACACGGTAGCGGTTGGTGATGGCGCAAATGATTTGGTGATGATGGCGGCCGCAGGGCTTGGGGTGGCATACCATGCCAAACCTAAGGTTGAAGCCAAGGCGCAAACGGCGGTGCGTTTTGCAGGATTAGGTGGCGTTGTGTGTATCCTTTCTGCCGCTTTGGTGGCTCAGCAAAAACTGAGTTGGAAAAGTAAGCCTTAGCCCGCGCTTAGAACTTAGATTAATCAAATAAGCCACGTTCAGAGACGTGGCTTATTTTTGGAAGAGATAGCCCTAGTCTCAGGTCAACTCAAGTCGGATCAACACTTCCTCAGTAATATCGACCAATTCACCATAGCCGACTTGCGCCAGCATCTCCTTTTCTAAACTTTTTGAGTGGTGTGGGCTAATCTCGGCTAGTTCGGTCAAATCACTGCGCAGCAAGTTAGTTATTGGAGCAAACACGGGAACGCCACTGACCCGTAAAACGTAGAACTCACCCATCTCCAGTCCTTGGCGGATAAAACGAATGCGTTCACGAGTATCGGCAAAGTCACTCAATAAACGTGATTCCACAGATTGAATGCGAGTGCCATATTTCACCGCACTCAAATACACTTCGTGGTATTGCGGTACCGCACCTTCAATCCGCTTCATTGGCGTTGCGAGTAACGAGTTGGTATGGCCTTTAAATATTGGTTGTAGGGTAATCCGATTCTCACTGCCCAATTTGGCCAACAGCGCCAGATGAGGCGGGAGCGGGTAGTTCACCCCAATCACTTTGGGTTTGAGATTACTCCCGACTTTTTCAACAAAAATCGGAGTACTGACCATCTTATCAAGCAGAATATTATGCAAACTTTCCAGCAGCGCATTGCTGGGAAGTATTTCTTCTTTGGGGAGTAATTTATCTTGATTGTGTTCAATAATGCTATTGAAAAAGGCAATCGTTTTGAGCGTTTGTGACGTCTCCTCGATCATCAGTTGTAAGCGGCGTCCTTCGGGCCCAATACGCACCACCTTATACGGAGCATTCCCCAACGGGAGGTTTTTGTCATACAGTTTGAGTTCGAGATAGTCGACCCAAACCTGATCGTTGGCTTTAACATCCAGTGGAGTGTCCAAAATTAAACTCAGACCGCGTTTGGACAGATCCACCGTTGCTCCAGAGACTTTCTGCGCTTCCTTATTGATTTGTACCGGGGTTCTGAAACGGTAGCGCGGCTCTTTACGTCGCGAGCGTGCATCAAAATAGATGCCCATCGGCGTACCGACCACCTGACGCGGGTGGCGGAAATCATTCAGTGCGCTGCTCGATAAATTGGGTTTTTCGACCAGCAAATAATCGTGTGCCGCTTCCGTATCACTGATTTCCTGCAGTACACCGCAGTGAGTTAGCGAGCTGGATTGGTCGGCCAACTCACGAGAGTGTCCAGCAAGGGTTTGGCGCTCTTCGTCGGAGAGTTCAAACACAAACAGTCGAAACGCTTTCCAGCTATCGCGTTTAGCACCAATATGCCAAAACAGTTTGCGCTGCTCTTGGGTCGCCTCTGGCATCAGCATAGAGAAAAACAAAGTCTTGTGTTGGTGCTCATGCTTAAAGGCGTACAACACATTATTGCTACCACGAACGCCCGGAGCGGTTAAATGCGCCATGCGTTCTGGTTTGAATAAGGTACCTAGCGCTTGCTGGTTACGTTCATCGTGCCAGTATTGCCAAATCGGGCGATTATTCTCGGTGAGTAACGCTAACTTGAGTTCATTACCACTAAAAAACAGCGGCAAGTTACAAGTGTGTTTGAGGTACATGTGTTCATAACCACGAGTACGTGCGCGGATGATCTTATCTTGGTTGTCGTGGCGCGCTTTCTGAGTATTGGTCTGAATCGCTTCCTCAATGACTTTTTCAATCACGTCCGTATCACTGAGTTTTAATACGCGCAGAAATTTAATCGCATCACTGTCATAGGACTCATCGATGCCGAGAATCCGGTAATCGATGTTTTTATGCAGTCCAACCACGTTTGAAGTTTTATTCAATTCAGAAAAATAGATTTGAATCACCTCGCCCAGCTTGTAGTCAAATGCCGCTGGAACTTTTAACTTGGCTCCGGAAGGGGAGAGGTCAACACTCAGACCATGTACTAACTGCTCGTTCTTCAGGTGGATTTCGATCTGGCTGGAGATTTTTAAGCGGTTTTCTTGTCGCTTGAGGTCGTATCCGAGCTTGATCGGTTCTACTTCAAAACTCGTATCTTTCGGCTGGTCATTTTTGGGGTCGAGCTTACCTTGTTGCTTCATCACTCGGAAATTGTTGCGGGTATTATTGACCGCTTCCCAAACCCCTTCAGTATAGCCACCAAATTTTTTGAGGCATTTTTGGTAAGAGTTGAACGCCACATCATCAAGCCAGTGTTGGCGACCATCGAAATCGTATTCCCGACACTCCCCTTGAACTTTGCCACGTAAATCAATGCTTTTGGTACAAGGTGCCATCAGGCGGTTCAGTTCCATTTTGACCAATAATTTGGCTGAGGGGGGCTGCCCTTCGGTCATTTGCGACAAAAGGTAGTCAAGATCACCCGAACGGTAAACGGGGATAAGCCTTTCAACCAGAGAGAGAATTTCGGTCTGCTGCATACTTTTCTGTTAAAGTGTCTTCCATTCTGATGCATCGGCATCAACATACTAATCTTTAGCGATATGTTGCAGCCGTTCCACTTTTTCTTAAAGTATTACGCCTGATAAGTGAGAGCAAGTTCGAGGATTGATTGTGAAAGCTAAGCGCGCCTATGTATGTAACGAATGTGGAGCGGATTTTCCGCGTTGGCAAGGACAGTGTAATGCCTGTGGTTCGTGGAATTCGATTTCGGAAGTTCGCTTAGCCGCTTCACCGCAAGTGGCGCGCAATGAACGACTGGCTGGTTATGCGGGAGCCCTTGAAGCCAAAGTACAAACTTTGGCTGATATTGATTTACAAGAAGTGCCGCGTTTTACCAGTGGTTTCAAAGAGCTGGATCGCGTACTTGGCGGCGGAATTGTGCCGGGTGCTGCGATTTTGATTGGTGGTAATCCGGGCGCGGGTAAATCGACCTTACTACTGCAAACCATGTGTTTACTTTCCGGACAGATGCCGACGTTGTACGTGACGGGCGAAGAATCGTTGCAGCAGGTCGCGATGCGTGCTTCACGGCTTGGCTTACCGAAACAGCACCTAAAAATGCTCTCAGAAACCAATGTGGATCGTATTTGCCAGATTGCTGAGCAAGAAAAGCCGCGCATTATGGTCATCGATTCGATTCAAGTGATGCATGTGGCGGATGTGCAATCGTCCCCTGGGAGTGTCGCGCAAGTGCGTGAATCGGCCACGGCGCTTACCCGCTACGCCAAGCAAAATAACGTAGCAGTGTTTATTGTCGGCCACGTAACCAAAGATGGTACGTTGGCGGGACCTAAAGTACTTGAACACATCATCGATTGCTCGATTCTGCTTGATGGCGATACCGACAGCCGTTTTCGTACACTTCGTAGTCATAAAAACCGTTTTGGTGCGGTCAATGAACTCGGTGTGTTTGCGATGACCGGACAAGGGATGCGTGAGGTGAGTAATCCATCGGCGATTTTCCTTTCTCGTGGAGAAGAAGCCACATCTGGTAGCTCGGTGATGGTGGTGTGGGAAGGAACTCGACCACTTTTAGTAGAGATTCAAGCTTTGGTCGATTACTCACAACTCGCTAACCCAAGACGCGTTGCGGTTGGCTTAGAACAAAACCGTCTCTCTTTATTACTGGCCGTGCTGCATAAACACGGTGGTTTGCAAATGGCCGATCAGGATGTGTTCGTGAACGTAGTCGGTGGCGTGAAAGTGACGGAAACCAGTGCTGACTTAGCATTGCTGATGGCGCTACTTTCCAGCTTTCGCGATCGCCCTCTACCCAAAGATGTCGTGGTTTTTGGCGAGGTCGGGTTGGCGGGTGAAATTCGTCCCGTGCCGAGTGGTCAAGAGCGTCTTAACGAAGCCTTCAAACATGGTTTTAAGAAAGCGATTGTGCCGATTGCCAACATGCCGAAAGGTGGGGTTGAAGGCATGCAGATCCATGGTGTGAAAAAACTTTCTGATGCGATCGCGGCTTTTGATGAGCTGTAACGCGCTGCGGATTTTTAAAACCAATAACACCGAAAAGCGAAGCGTAAAAATATCACTATTGCGCCTCGCGAGCCGTTTGAGGATCACCTATAGTTTCTCAGCGATAGGCACTCGTTTATCTCCCTTGCTACTTGAAACTGCCGCCGTGTCGGCTGCAACGCTAAGTCGCTAGGGTATATTTTTTTTCAGCAAGCGCATGCAGGGGTATCAGTCTTGACAGATTGTGATATACTCTGCGCGCACTTTATACCTTATTAACAGAGTAAGACAATGGCAGATTTATCATTATACAGAAACATTGGTATTTTCGCGCACGTTGACGCGGGTAAGACCACTACCACTGAGCGTATCCTGAAGCTGACTGGTAAAATCCACCGTCTGGGCGAAGTACATGACGGCGCTTCAACAATGGACTTCATGGAACAAGAAGCTGAGCGTGGTATCACTATCCAGTCTGCTGCGACTACCTGTTTCTGGAAAGGTCACCGTTTTAACGTAATCGACACCCCGGGACACGTTGACTTCACCGTTGAAGTATACCGTTCTCTGAAAGTTCTTGACGGTGGTATCGGTGTATTCTGTGGTTCTGGCGGTGTTGAACCTCAGTCAGAAACTAACTGGCGTTACGCGAACGAATCAGAAGTATCTCGTCTGATCTTCGTTAACAAACTAGACCGTATGGGTGCTGACTTCTTCCGCGTAGTTGAG containing:
- the radA gene encoding DNA repair protein RadA, with product MVKAKRAYVCNECGADFPRWQGQCNACGSWNSISEVRLAASPQVARNERLAGYAGALEAKVQTLADIDLQEVPRFTSGFKELDRVLGGGIVPGAAILIGGNPGAGKSTLLLQTMCLLSGQMPTLYVTGEESLQQVAMRASRLGLPKQHLKMLSETNVDRICQIAEQEKPRIMVIDSIQVMHVADVQSSPGSVAQVRESATALTRYAKQNNVAVFIVGHVTKDGTLAGPKVLEHIIDCSILLDGDTDSRFRTLRSHKNRFGAVNELGVFAMTGQGMREVSNPSAIFLSRGEEATSGSSVMVVWEGTRPLLVEIQALVDYSQLANPRRVAVGLEQNRLSLLLAVLHKHGGLQMADQDVFVNVVGGVKVTETSADLALLMALLSSFRDRPLPKDVVVFGEVGLAGEIRPVPSGQERLNEAFKHGFKKAIVPIANMPKGGVEGMQIHGVKKLSDAIAAFDEL
- a CDS encoding PilZ domain-containing protein is translated as MQQTEILSLVERLIPVYRSGDLDYLLSQMTEGQPPSAKLLVKMELNRLMAPCTKSIDLRGKVQGECREYDFDGRQHWLDDVAFNSYQKCLKKFGGYTEGVWEAVNNTRNNFRVMKQQGKLDPKNDQPKDTSFEVEPIKLGYDLKRQENRLKISSQIEIHLKNEQLVHGLSVDLSPSGAKLKVPAAFDYKLGEVIQIYFSELNKTSNVVGLHKNIDYRILGIDESYDSDAIKFLRVLKLSDTDVIEKVIEEAIQTNTQKARHDNQDKIIRARTRGYEHMYLKHTCNLPLFFSGNELKLALLTENNRPIWQYWHDERNQQALGTLFKPERMAHLTAPGVRGSNNVLYAFKHEHQHKTLFFSMLMPEATQEQRKLFWHIGAKRDSWKAFRLFVFELSDEERQTLAGHSRELADQSSSLTHCGVLQEISDTEAAHDYLLVEKPNLSSSALNDFRHPRQVVGTPMGIYFDARSRRKEPRYRFRTPVQINKEAQKVSGATVDLSKRGLSLILDTPLDVKANDQVWVDYLELKLYDKNLPLGNAPYKVVRIGPEGRRLQLMIEETSQTLKTIAFFNSIIEHNQDKLLPKEEILPSNALLESLHNILLDKMVSTPIFVEKVGSNLKPKVIGVNYPLPPHLALLAKLGSENRITLQPIFKGHTNSLLATPMKRIEGAVPQYHEVYLSAVKYGTRIQSVESRLLSDFADTRERIRFIRQGLEMGEFYVLRVSGVPVFAPITNLLRSDLTELAEISPHHSKSLEKEMLAQVGYGELVDITEEVLIRLELT
- a CDS encoding YtjB family periplasmic protein, whose product is MDGSLFSFRVVVRVATVLAVAVMFFITIQNSVVISKGNERIQANQLETLTKVLITQAAMSAGSMIADQDQERLLALTNQLATDRLVFDASIYDSEGVLLAASDSALSVREVLGLDTPLHTASIGRQQLVEPVVHDGSLIGFVRITFETGKVTAISDHHYRKSDHNMYWMLLMSFVSGVLLTLLLRRRPKKPTGENLLLKQAEQSLNE
- the serB gene encoding phosphoserine phosphatase → MDALTTLPIKKHTTLLNRFPETRFVTQLAKKRASWIVFGHYLTPAQFEDMDFFTNRFNAILDMWKVGRYEVALMDGELTSEHETILKALELDCARIQDVPDLTKPGLIVLDMDSTAIQIECIDEIAKLAGVGEEVAEVTERAMQGELDFEQSLRLRVSKLKDAPEQILSQVRETLPLMPELPELVATLHAFGWKVAIASGGFTYFSDYLKEQLSLDYAQSNTLEIVNGKLTGQVLGEVVSAQTKADILLTLAQQYDVEIHNTVAVGDGANDLVMMAAAGLGVAYHAKPKVEAKAQTAVRFAGLGGVVCILSAALVAQQKLSWKSKP